The stretch of DNA CCCAGCTTCCCTCGGACGGACTGCGCGCGCGGCCATTGATGTTCGGCAACTGCACATAAAGAAACGGAAAATCCCCCTGCCCCCACTGCGCGCGCCAGTCGCTGATCATGCGCGGGAAAACATAAGCATACTCCGCGCCTTCGCGGATATTATTTCCATTGCCTTCGCCCTGATACCAAATCACGCCCTTGATCGCGTATGGAATCAACGGCGCCACCATGCCGTTGAAAAGATTTCCCGGCGCATTAAATCCCCCATCCGGGTCCGTCGGCGGCTTGGGCGCGGAATTTTCCCGCAGCGGATGTCCATTGGCTTTCGCAATGTCCGAATTCGTCTTCCATTGTCGCCGGGCGATTTCCCAATCCGCGCGCAGCTTCGGAAACTCCAGCTTCGCCGTCTCGAAGTGCTCCACCAGCTTTTGATGTTCGGCCACGTAATGCGTCAAATGCTCGTCCTCTTCCAATCCCGAAACGCTCGTCCACGCCTGCGCCGGTGTGCCGCCCTTGTAAGTCGCGATCATGCCCAGCGGATGTTTCGTCGCGCCTTGGATATCGCGCGCAAAATAATAAGCCACCGCTGAAAAACCGTGCCACGCCCAATTCGCCGCCATGACTTCCGGGCTGCACACCAGCCATTTCCCATTCAACGGACTCGGCGGCATGTTCGAGCCGATGTTCGTTCGCGGCTGCAAAGCCGTTGCCCACGGCACAAAGAACATCCGTATCTGCGAATCCGTCGCGCTCGCAATCGCTTCCTTCCCGCGGCTATCGTTCTGCAATCCGAACTCCATGTTGGATTGCCCCGACACGATCCACACGTCCCCCACCAGCACGTCGTCGCACACAATCGTATTGTCTTTTCCCGTCACCGTCAGCCGCGCAGGCTCGCTCGCTGGATTCACCGGCTCCAAATCCACCCGCCATTTTCCATCGCTCCCGGCGACCGCGCTGCGTTTCTGCTTCGCGAAAGTGACCGTGACCGTTTCCCCCGGAGCCGCCCAACCCCAAACCGGAAGTTTCGCCTCCTGTTGCAAAACCATGTGATCGCCAAAAATCGCCGGCAACCTGACGGTCGCGTGAATCTGCGCCGTCATCGAAAATAAAACCACCATCCACCCAAACGCACGCCGTAACGTGCGATAAAAATCACGCGACATAATCAAAAAAGTATTCATCACTCTTCCAAAATTCCAATAAACCCGCCGGGCAATACGATTCTCCATCCCGTCCCGGGGAGCGCACGCGCCCTCGCGTGCAGTGGCTGGCGCCCTCGCCGGCCATATCTTCATCCGCTCTCATCAGACGCCGTCCCACAGTATGGTAGATCGGAGCTACCGCCCCGCCGTCCGCAGTCCCGCAGGGACAACTTATACCCTGGCGCATAGCAGGGCTGCGCTGCCGCGCAGCCGTCCGAAGTCCCGCAGGGACGACAGAACTTAGCCCAGCAATTTATTGCTGGGTTTGCATCCGTTCCAAACCAAGTCCCGCGAGGGACGAAAGAAATCTTCCATGAAACCAAACCTGCCATACTCGTCTAGCACTTCTCATTAACCCCCGGCTTCAGCCGGGGGGAATATCCACCCAACAAAAAAACTATTCCGAGCGGAGCGAGGCAAGCCCGTTCGCCAGCACCAATCGCCATAAATCTCGCGTATCTTCCCTCTCAACCCGGTTCCAAAAACACTTCCATCACACCACTCCGATTTTCAAAACCTCACATACTAGGACGCTGCCGCGCAGCCGTCCCAAGTCCCGCAGGGACAACTGATACCCTGGCGCATGGTAGGGCTGCGCTGTGGCGCAGCCGCCCGAAGTCCCGCAGGGACGACAGAACTTAGCCCAGCCATTTATGGCTTGTCATTATACACATCTTTTATTCAGTCGAATCAATGTTTCTACTATCGGTTAAAAACCCAATAAAAGAGCAAAAAAATGTTTTCCGCAAAGGATTGTCTCGCAACCAGAACATACAATTTTACGTGGACAATGTGTAA from Verrucomicrobiia bacterium encodes:
- a CDS encoding sialate O-acetylesterase: MSRDFYRTLRRAFGWMVVLFSMTAQIHATVRLPAIFGDHMVLQQEAKLPVWGWAAPGETVTVTFAKQKRSAVAGSDGKWRVDLEPVNPASEPARLTVTGKDNTIVCDDVLVGDVWIVSGQSNMEFGLQNDSRGKEAIASATDSQIRMFFVPWATALQPRTNIGSNMPPSPLNGKWLVCSPEVMAANWAWHGFSAVAYYFARDIQGATKHPLGMIATYKGGTPAQAWTSVSGLEEDEHLTHYVAEHQKLVEHFETAKLEFPKLRADWEIARRQWKTNSDIAKANGHPLRENSAPKPPTDPDGGFNAPGNLFNGMVAPLIPYAIKGVIWYQGEGNGNNIREGAEYAYVFPRMISDWRAQWGQGDFPFLYVQLPNINGRARSPSEGSWAWVRDAQFKTLSLPNTGMAVTIDVGEAENLHPPDKIYVGQRLALAARHIAYGEDVAYSGPIYEAMKVEGNQIRLTFKHAESGLMIGTPPPNAEGKIIPPGDELQGFGIAGDDQKFVWAKAVIENGAVVVHSDEVEHPAAVRYDWAQNPFGNLYGKNGLPASPFRTDDWPAPMGK